Within the Pseudomonas orientalis genome, the region GCAGCCAGCGCTGCGCCGGTTGGGTGCGCACACCGGCGGCACCGACCTTGAGGCCGATCCAGTAGTTCCACAGCGTGACGGCGGCGAACAGCGCCAGGAAGTCCACTCGCCACCAGGCGTAGAACACGTAGCTGGCAATCAGCAGCAGCAGGTTGCGATAGCGTTGCCCGCTCAAGTAGTACAAGCCGAGAAAGATCGGCAAGAACAGAAACAGGAACACGTTGGACGAGAAAACCATCCCGATCTCTCCATGTTTAAACCAACAGTCAAGGGCCGCAGCCCCCCCAAACCCCCCCACGAAATTCGGGGAGGGTTGTGTTGCAATCTCACTGTCGAAACCGGCTCAAAAATGTGGGAGGGGGCTTGCCCCCGATAGCGGTGTGTCATTCAACACAGATGGCGACTGTTACACCGCCATCGGGGGCAAGCCCCCTCCCACATTTTTTACCGCGTTTGGTCAGGAACCTTTGTTGCCTTTTTCATGCGTCGGGTCGTAGACCTTGGTCAGGTCGCCGCCCAGGCGGAAGGTCTTGAACGGCTGCATGCCGTGCTTGCGCTCGATCACTTCCGGGGCACAGGTGTAGAGGGTGCAGAAAGGCTCGAGCCAGGCGAATTTCATGTCCTGCTTCAAGTCCTTCATGTCCTGCTCCTTGCCGTTCTTCTGTTCGAAGATGTCCGGGTCCTTGACCCCGGCCAGCACCTTGTCGCCCAGGCGCTTGAGCGCGCTGTTGTTTTCCTGGCGCAGGTCCACGCCGTTGACCAGGGCAAAACTGGCGATCATCGACAGCGGCGGCAGGGCGTAGTTGTGGTACGACAGGGCGCGTTGTTGACGCTTCAGTTCGTTCGGCAGGAAGCCCTGGTCGTCAACCTGGTTCACACCGACCTTGTATTCCTTGACGGCCCAGTCAAACAGGTCGCGACGGTTGGTGGCGATGGAGGTCGCCATCACCGACCAGGCGGCCCAGTAGGAATGGTTATTGGTTTTTTCCAGCGGCAGGTTGTCCCAGTCGCTCACCACCTGATCGGCCAGTTTGTTGAACCAGGCTTCGATCAGTTGCGATTCCTGCTGGTGGTTGGCCAGCGGGTGCGACTCGGAGAACTTCAAACGCACATAGGCCGAGGCCATGCTGCCCAGTGCCCATTTGCGCATGGACTTGCCGGTGTGGTTGAAGTCCTTGGACATCAAGGCATCGGCCTTGGCCCACGACACCAGCCAGTTCAGCGTGCATTCGAGCTGCTGTGGGCGGCCGTCGCGCATGAACTGCATCACGCGTTTGCTGGTGTCTTTCTCCAGCTTGGTGATGTCGGCGGTGCTGTCGCGAAAGGCTTTTTCCGACTGCACATTCAGTGTCGAGCGAGCCTTGTCCGAGCCTTCGTACTTGCTGCGAAACTGCAACGGCCCGGTGTAGGGCGTCGGCATGGTGTCGCAGTTTTCCTTGAAGTCGCCGGTCTTGAACGCTTCGATCGGGGCGAAATAGCCTTGGGGCGGACGCAGTGGCGCGGCCGCATTCACGGCGCCGGCAAACATGGCCAGGCCCAGCAGGGTAGGGAGCAATAACTTTTGCATAGGTAACCTCACTTCCCGAGTTGGGCGGTCTGCTGACCACCGCTTGGGAATACGTTGCGTGTGCAAATTTTCGCTTCGACTTTCTGCGCGGCAGCGCCCTTTTCCGGGCCCTGCACTTCCACGGCCAGCAAGTTCTGCGAGGCCCAGTCTTCATCGGTGCGCAGTTCAAAGGCGAAACGCCCGTCTGTATCGGATGTTTCGGGTTTCTCGATCTTGATGTCCTCGTGGCGCCCGTTCATGTACCAGAGGGTGGCTTGCAAGGTTTTCACCGACGGATCGGCGAAGCGGATATCGACCTGATGGTTGGCATTGCGCAGGTCTTTGTTCGCGCTGTTGACCATCAGTTCGTTTTTGCCCGGTTTCAATGTGGTGCTGGCCGACATCTGCGCAGTCTTGCCTTCGCAGCCGTTGTCGAGCAGCGCCATCATCTGGCGGTAGATGGTTTCCTGGTCGAGACGGTACAGCGGCGAGAATTCCCAGATGAGGATCTTCGGCGGGTTTTTCTGGAACTCTTCGCTGCCCAGGTACTGGATCATTGAGCCTTCCAGACCACCGCCAGGGAAGGCGACATTGAGGATGTCGGCACCGATTTCTTCCTGCAGGAAGCCGGCAAAGTTGTAGTTCTTGCCGCTGTGGCTGGTGCCCACCAGGGTGATCTGCGGGTCGCCCGAATCGCCGAACAGGTCGCCGTCACCGGCTTCACCCTTGGGTTCGGTGGTGAACTGGTCCATGTACTGGATCGCGTAGCTGGTGCCGCACAATTGCCCGGCCATGTTGTGCAGGGTGCCGGTCTTGCCCATGCGACCCGAGCGCTTGGTCTCGAATTCGCGCTTGGGGATTTCCGCGTATTGCGGCATCTGCTTGACCTTGGCCGCGACGATTTTGGCGGTGCGCTGGGCGCCGTACGGGGTCCAGTGCTGGTCGCCACGGAAGTAGAAATCATGGGCCGGCAACTCGTCGGGCAATTGCTCGTTGGTGAGCGGCGACAGGTCCGGCACCACATAGCCCATCTTGGCGAAACGGCCGAGCATGGTTTTGTAGTTGCCCAGGGCCTTGTCGAAATCGAACCTGGCTTTTTCTTCGGGGTTGAGCTTGTTGCGGTTCACCAGGCCGCGGGTCGGCTGGTAGACCACCACCAGTTCCACGCCCTTGCTCTTGAACGCATCGTGCAACTGCTGCATGCGCTTGTAGCCGGCCGGCGTGGTGTCGAATTCGGTGCGCAGGTCTTCCTGGGTACGAAACAGCCAGTCGCCCTGGGCTTGCACCAGGGTGGTGAAGTTCTGCTGGTAGCGCGTGGTGTAGTTCTTCGCATCGTGGGCGGCCGGGCACAGGCTGCAGCAGGGTTCAGCGGTAAAGGTCGGTGCCTTCACTTCATCGGCGCGCACGCCCTGGCTGGCCGCGAGCAGGCCGAGGGTCAGACCCGAGAGGCTCAGCAGTTTGATCATGTGTGGGTGCATAAGGGTCATCCTCAGTCCTGCAGTTCGGTCTGGCGTTCGACGGGGTCGATCAGCACGGCTTTCTGCTGGCGCACCAGCAGGTCGAGAATCTCTTCCTGGCGCTCGCCCAGAATGCCGGAGAAGCTGATGCCGCTGGATTTGGTCGGCGCCAGCATCGACACGCGGTACAGCTCGATACTCAACGGCGAGTCGATGGACAGCGGCCCGCTGCCGTTACCCGCCAGCTCACCGCCGACCACGATCAGCGAGACCTTGGCGTCGAACGGGTCGAGGGCGATGTCGCGGTCGGTGTCGGTCAAGTCCTTGATGTGGCCGTACACACCGGTCAGACCGTTGGCCATGGCGGTGTTTTCGTAGAGCTTGATGTTCACGCTGTTACGCACGCGGATGCCGTGGCGACGGTTGCTGATCACCTTGTTGCCCCACAGCAGGTTGTCACCGCTCTCATAGAGGGTGATGCCGTCGGTGTGGTTGCGGTAGATCTCGTTGTCGACGATCAGGTTGTT harbors:
- a CDS encoding mannuronate-specific alginate lyase — translated: MQKLLLPTLLGLAMFAGAVNAAAPLRPPQGYFAPIEAFKTGDFKENCDTMPTPYTGPLQFRSKYEGSDKARSTLNVQSEKAFRDSTADITKLEKDTSKRVMQFMRDGRPQQLECTLNWLVSWAKADALMSKDFNHTGKSMRKWALGSMASAYVRLKFSESHPLANHQQESQLIEAWFNKLADQVVSDWDNLPLEKTNNHSYWAAWSVMATSIATNRRDLFDWAVKEYKVGVNQVDDQGFLPNELKRQQRALSYHNYALPPLSMIASFALVNGVDLRQENNSALKRLGDKVLAGVKDPDIFEQKNGKEQDMKDLKQDMKFAWLEPFCTLYTCAPEVIERKHGMQPFKTFRLGGDLTKVYDPTHEKGNKGS
- a CDS encoding alginate O-acetyltransferase → MHPHMIKLLSLSGLTLGLLAASQGVRADEVKAPTFTAEPCCSLCPAAHDAKNYTTRYQQNFTTLVQAQGDWLFRTQEDLRTEFDTTPAGYKRMQQLHDAFKSKGVELVVVYQPTRGLVNRNKLNPEEKARFDFDKALGNYKTMLGRFAKMGYVVPDLSPLTNEQLPDELPAHDFYFRGDQHWTPYGAQRTAKIVAAKVKQMPQYAEIPKREFETKRSGRMGKTGTLHNMAGQLCGTSYAIQYMDQFTTEPKGEAGDGDLFGDSGDPQITLVGTSHSGKNYNFAGFLQEEIGADILNVAFPGGGLEGSMIQYLGSEEFQKNPPKILIWEFSPLYRLDQETIYRQMMALLDNGCEGKTAQMSASTTLKPGKNELMVNSANKDLRNANHQVDIRFADPSVKTLQATLWYMNGRHEDIKIEKPETSDTDGRFAFELRTDEDWASQNLLAVEVQGPEKGAAAQKVEAKICTRNVFPSGGQQTAQLGK